A single window of Kineococcus rhizosphaerae DNA harbors:
- a CDS encoding DUF2975 domain-containing protein — MAYRLSMAPRIARRFGVHTRPHVIALCAFFARRIGILCLVVAALQAVNSGPESLPVQGAGGPGTLISPIVPEGVAYVDGSANLDGIATITVDPTRLEGALAGGSLWLVWLCVGLGAIWSAALLRRFAEGDPFAPGNAQRLRSLAACVLVATHVAPLLKPLATHLVIARLGIGGLAPVWGSPVHPSLLVVLLLLLLAGALAEGRRLQLDSEGLV, encoded by the coding sequence ATGGCATATCGACTGTCGATGGCTCCGCGCATCGCGCGGCGGTTCGGCGTCCACACCCGGCCGCACGTCATCGCGTTGTGCGCGTTCTTCGCGCGCCGGATCGGCATCCTGTGCCTGGTCGTCGCGGCGCTCCAGGCCGTCAACTCCGGACCGGAGAGCCTGCCGGTCCAGGGCGCCGGGGGTCCGGGCACGCTGATCAGCCCGATCGTCCCGGAGGGCGTCGCGTACGTCGACGGGTCGGCCAACCTCGACGGCATCGCGACGATCACGGTCGACCCCACCCGGCTCGAGGGGGCGCTCGCGGGAGGTTCGCTGTGGCTGGTGTGGCTGTGCGTCGGCCTGGGCGCGATCTGGTCGGCCGCCCTGCTCCGCCGCTTCGCCGAGGGGGACCCGTTCGCCCCCGGGAACGCCCAGCGGCTGCGCAGCCTCGCCGCGTGCGTCCTGGTGGCGACGCACGTGGCCCCCCTGCTGAAGCCGCTGGCGACCCACCTGGTCATCGCCCGGCTGGGCATCGGGGGTCTGGCCCCGGTGTGGGGTTCCCCGGTGCACCCGTCGCTGCTCGTGGTGCTGCTGCTCCTGCTGCTGGCCGGGGCCCTGGCCGAGGGCCGGCGCCTGCAGCTGGACAGCGAAGGGCTCGTGTGA
- a CDS encoding phospho-sugar mutase: MDAELPDRVRAWIADDPSPHDRAELQALLDDGSAQALADLADRFSGPLEFGTAGLRGVVGAGEHRMNRAVVQRAAAGLGAWLTARWDRPRVVIGLDARHGSHEFADDSAAVLTAAGCEVLLLPGPLPTPVLAFAVRHLDADAGVMVTASHNPARDNGYKVYLGGRAAPAEGRGVQIVPPVDAEIAAAIAAVGPLAELPRASDGWTVLGPDVVEDYLSAISAAVAPAPGRDPRIVVTAMHGVGNPVLLEALRRNGFTDVHSVPEQADPDPDFPTVPFPNPEEPGALDRAVALAADLGADVVLAVDPDADRCCVAVPGPGGFTQLSGDDLGRVLGSELARPGAVLACSVVSSQALRAVAARTGARFAAALTGFKWIARVPELTFGYEEAIGYCVAPEVVRDKDGISASLLVAGIVRRELAAGRTVRDVLDDLDRTDGVHLTAPVTIRVEDLSLIPAAMARLRSQPPASLGGSAVTSVEDLADGLDGLPPTDGLRFRTADGTRVVVRPSGTEPKLKCYCEVVAEVGDDLAAVRRAARERLDRVRADVRAATGMA; encoded by the coding sequence GTGGATGCAGAGCTGCCGGACCGGGTCCGCGCGTGGATCGCGGACGACCCCTCCCCGCACGACCGGGCCGAGCTGCAGGCCCTGCTCGACGACGGGTCCGCGCAGGCGCTGGCCGACCTCGCCGACCGTTTCTCCGGGCCGCTGGAGTTCGGCACCGCCGGGTTGCGCGGGGTCGTCGGCGCGGGTGAGCACCGCATGAACCGCGCCGTCGTGCAGCGCGCGGCGGCGGGGCTGGGGGCGTGGCTGACGGCGCGCTGGGACCGTCCCCGCGTCGTGATCGGCCTCGACGCCCGGCACGGCTCGCACGAGTTCGCCGACGACTCCGCCGCGGTGCTGACCGCGGCCGGGTGCGAGGTCCTGCTGCTGCCCGGCCCGCTGCCCACCCCCGTGCTGGCCTTCGCGGTCCGCCACCTCGACGCCGACGCGGGGGTCATGGTCACCGCGAGCCACAACCCGGCGCGCGACAACGGGTACAAGGTCTACCTGGGCGGGCGCGCCGCACCGGCCGAGGGCCGCGGGGTGCAGATCGTGCCGCCCGTGGACGCCGAGATCGCCGCCGCGATCGCCGCGGTGGGACCCCTGGCCGAGCTGCCCCGGGCGAGCGACGGGTGGACCGTCCTGGGTCCCGACGTCGTCGAGGACTACCTGTCCGCGATCAGCGCCGCCGTGGCCCCCGCCCCGGGACGGGACCCGCGGATCGTCGTGACCGCGATGCACGGCGTCGGCAACCCGGTCCTATTGGAGGCGCTGCGCCGCAACGGTTTCACCGACGTCCACTCCGTGCCCGAGCAGGCCGATCCGGACCCGGACTTCCCCACGGTCCCGTTCCCGAACCCCGAGGAACCCGGCGCGCTGGACCGCGCTGTCGCGCTGGCGGCCGACCTCGGTGCGGACGTCGTGCTGGCCGTCGACCCCGACGCCGACCGCTGCTGCGTCGCCGTCCCCGGGCCGGGCGGTTTCACGCAGCTGTCCGGCGACGACCTGGGGCGCGTCCTGGGGTCCGAGCTGGCCCGCCCCGGCGCGGTCCTGGCGTGCTCGGTCGTCAGTTCCCAGGCGCTGCGGGCGGTCGCGGCCCGCACGGGGGCCCGGTTCGCCGCGGCCCTGACGGGGTTCAAGTGGATCGCCCGGGTCCCGGAGCTGACGTTCGGGTACGAGGAGGCCATCGGGTACTGCGTGGCCCCCGAGGTCGTGCGGGACAAGGACGGGATCTCGGCGTCGCTGCTCGTCGCGGGTATCGTGCGCCGCGAGCTCGCCGCGGGCCGGACGGTGCGCGACGTGCTGGACGACCTCGACCGCACCGACGGGGTGCACCTGACCGCGCCCGTGACGATCCGCGTCGAGGACCTCTCGCTCATCCCGGCCGCGATGGCGCGGCTGCGGTCGCAGCCCCCGGCCTCTCTCGGGGGTTCGGCGGTGACGTCGGTGGAGGACCTCGCCGACGGGCTGGACGGGTTGCCGCCGACGGACGGGCTGCGGTTCCGGACCGCGGACGGCACGCGGGTCGTGGTCCGCCCGAGCGGGACCGAGCCGAAGCTGAAGTGCTACTGCGAGGTCGTCGCCGAGGTGGGCGACGACCTCGCGGCGGTGCGGCGCGCGGCCCGCGAGCGCCTGGACCGGGTGCGGGCGGACGTGCGGGCGGCCACCGGGATGGCGTGA
- a CDS encoding PHP domain-containing protein, which yields MPAHSHGPDATPHTHTPSPLPPDPVSTDGDDRDFAWYAGDHHIHTTFSRDAMYSVDDQVRRGHECGLDWMVITDHGGPDHAKQSVALQTPLIAQARRRHDVLVFQGMEWNIPGAEHATFIAPEHADTPVLLQRFERMFDGDVLAARQNPTGPRLIEHSVEGGPVAEQLGLDALAWLAEELRTGTVGEALILSNHPMRTGRVSPSKVRGWRDAAPGLFVGWEGAPGHQAAALPAPLGRGRGRGQYDEVPGAWSFPGYDLDQYRTWGGFDAATARLGGLWDSLLAEGLPWWITANSDNHFDIGDTVRVGNLSQEFYREHGSRGEPVETGVVQHGYVDFAPGFYSRTCVGSTSRDYRSVMAALRSGRVFVVHGGLVKAVEGRVRAAGAGPGVTFGARTTVRRGGDVEVELTVDPATEANGSGSVPRSARWDVIVGTVTGRVTDRDLFEAPGTRVVESFEMPRSGGRQVFRTVLRGVADPLYVRFRGSDGKHARPDGHPEVDRIGDSDPWDDLWCYTNPVFVDVV from the coding sequence GTGCCCGCCCACTCGCACGGCCCCGACGCGACCCCGCACACCCACACCCCCTCGCCGCTGCCGCCGGACCCCGTGAGCACGGACGGCGACGACCGCGACTTCGCCTGGTACGCGGGCGACCACCACATCCACACGACGTTCTCGCGCGACGCCATGTACTCCGTGGACGACCAGGTGCGCCGCGGGCACGAGTGCGGGCTGGACTGGATGGTCATCACCGACCACGGCGGCCCCGACCACGCCAAGCAGTCCGTCGCCCTGCAGACCCCGCTCATCGCGCAGGCCCGCCGGCGCCACGACGTGCTCGTGTTCCAGGGCATGGAGTGGAACATCCCCGGCGCCGAGCACGCCACCTTCATCGCCCCCGAGCACGCCGACACCCCGGTCCTGCTGCAGCGCTTCGAGCGGATGTTCGACGGCGACGTCCTGGCGGCCCGGCAGAACCCCACCGGACCCCGGCTCATCGAGCACTCCGTCGAGGGCGGCCCGGTCGCCGAGCAGCTCGGCCTGGACGCCCTGGCCTGGCTCGCCGAGGAACTGCGGACGGGCACCGTCGGCGAGGCGCTGATCCTGTCCAACCACCCCATGCGCACGGGCCGCGTCTCGCCGTCGAAGGTGCGCGGCTGGCGCGACGCCGCGCCCGGGTTGTTCGTCGGCTGGGAAGGAGCCCCCGGGCACCAGGCCGCCGCCCTGCCCGCACCGCTCGGGCGCGGACGTGGCCGCGGCCAGTACGACGAGGTCCCCGGCGCGTGGTCCTTCCCCGGCTACGACCTCGACCAGTACCGGACGTGGGGCGGTTTCGACGCCGCCACCGCGCGCCTGGGCGGGTTGTGGGACTCGCTGCTGGCCGAGGGGTTGCCGTGGTGGATCACGGCGAACTCCGACAACCACTTCGACATCGGCGACACCGTGCGGGTGGGGAACCTCTCCCAGGAGTTCTACCGCGAGCACGGTTCGCGCGGGGAACCCGTCGAGACCGGCGTCGTGCAGCACGGGTACGTCGACTTCGCCCCGGGGTTCTACTCCCGCACCTGCGTGGGTTCGACCTCCCGCGACTACCGCTCCGTCATGGCCGCCCTGCGTTCCGGGCGCGTCTTCGTCGTGCACGGCGGGCTCGTCAAGGCCGTCGAGGGGCGGGTGCGCGCGGCCGGCGCCGGGCCGGGGGTGACGTTCGGGGCCCGCACCACGGTGCGCCGCGGCGGGGACGTCGAGGTCGAGCTCACCGTCGACCCGGCGACCGAGGCCAACGGCAGCGGTTCCGTCCCGAGGTCGGCGCGCTGGGACGTCATCGTCGGGACCGTCACCGGGCGGGTCACGGACCGCGACCTGTTCGAGGCCCCGGGCACCCGGGTGGTCGAGAGCTTCGAGATGCCCCGCTCCGGGGGCCGGCAGGTGTTCCGGACCGTCCTGCGCGGCGTCGCCGACCCGCTCTACGTGCGGTTCCGCGGCAGCGACGGCAAGCACGCCCGCCCCGACGGGCACCCGGAGGTGGACCGGATCGGCGACTCCGACCCGTGGGACGACCTGTGGTGCTACACGAACCCGGTGTTCGTGGACGTGGTCTGA
- a CDS encoding SDR family oxidoreductase — protein MTEQQPEQQPEQQTEQKIVLVTGASSGIGDATARELAAAGHHVVLTARRADRLEEVAAGIRAAGGRASAAVLDVTDAAAFRAVVDSVVAEHGRLDVLVANSGVMLLSPMASLLTGEWDRMVDVNVKGVLNGIAAALPHFLRSGSGHFVTTASVGAHEVVPTAAVYCATKFAVWALVEGLRQELPPSVRVTTVTPGVVESELATHITDPTAAEAMVGYRRTAIAPAAIGRAVAYAVAEPADVDVNEIVVRPTGQRP, from the coding sequence ATGACCGAACAGCAGCCCGAACAGCAGCCCGAACAGCAGACCGAGCAGAAGATCGTCCTCGTCACCGGCGCCTCCAGCGGGATCGGTGACGCGACCGCCCGCGAACTGGCCGCCGCCGGCCACCACGTCGTCCTCACCGCCCGGCGCGCCGACCGCCTCGAGGAGGTCGCGGCCGGCATCCGCGCGGCCGGGGGCCGGGCGTCCGCCGCCGTCCTCGACGTCACCGACGCGGCGGCGTTCCGCGCCGTCGTGGATTCCGTCGTCGCCGAGCACGGCCGGCTCGACGTCCTCGTCGCCAACTCCGGGGTGATGCTCCTGTCGCCGATGGCGTCCCTGCTGACGGGGGAGTGGGACCGCATGGTGGACGTCAACGTGAAGGGCGTCCTCAACGGGATCGCCGCCGCCCTGCCGCACTTCCTGCGCTCCGGCAGCGGGCACTTCGTGACCACGGCCTCCGTGGGGGCCCACGAGGTCGTCCCGACCGCCGCCGTGTACTGCGCCACCAAGTTCGCCGTCTGGGCCCTCGTGGAGGGGCTGCGCCAGGAACTGCCCCCGAGCGTGCGCGTCACGACCGTCACGCCCGGCGTCGTCGAGAGCGAACTGGCCACCCACATCACCGACCCGACCGCGGCCGAGGCGATGGTCGGCTACCGCCGCACGGCCATCGCCCCCGCGGCCATCGGCCGGGCCGTCGCGTACGCCGTGGCGGAACCGGCGGACGTCGACGTCAACGAGATCGTGGTGCGCCCGACGGGGCAACGCCCGTGA
- the rsgA gene encoding ribosome small subunit-dependent GTPase A, giving the protein MQTEVNPTDPLVRFGWDDDWTRRWAAFQDARPEQHLLPARVVRVHRGACDVETPLGPQRVEIPAGHLVPGPTTGDWVGLSLDGPDGARAVGVLPRRTVLARASVTGRSAEHQLAANVDTVVVAIGAESRTTLGRVERFLALAWNSGAQPVVALTKSDLLDDAELDEVLDRVRADAVGVQVVPVRHDDPASVAALRDRLRGTVVLLGSSGAGKSTLANLLVGEDRFAVGDVRSVDGKGRHTTVTRELVPVPGGLVLVDTPGLRSLGVAELGDALGTTFADVADVAVDCRFSDCSHTSEPGCAVLSAIGAGVFDQRRLDSFRKLEREQAWFASRTDARLAAERRREWKKVVRAHRDRHA; this is encoded by the coding sequence GTGCAGACCGAGGTGAACCCCACCGACCCCCTGGTCCGGTTCGGCTGGGACGACGACTGGACCAGGCGCTGGGCGGCGTTCCAGGACGCCCGTCCCGAGCAGCACCTGCTGCCCGCGCGGGTGGTCCGGGTGCACCGGGGTGCGTGCGACGTCGAGACGCCCCTGGGTCCGCAGCGGGTGGAGATCCCCGCCGGGCACCTCGTGCCCGGCCCCACGACGGGCGACTGGGTCGGGTTGTCCCTGGACGGCCCCGACGGGGCGCGCGCGGTGGGGGTCCTGCCCCGGCGCACCGTCCTCGCCCGGGCGTCGGTGACGGGCCGGTCCGCCGAGCACCAGCTGGCGGCCAACGTGGACACGGTGGTGGTGGCCATCGGCGCGGAGTCGCGCACGACCCTCGGGCGGGTCGAACGCTTCCTCGCCCTGGCGTGGAACTCCGGCGCGCAGCCGGTCGTGGCCCTCACCAAGTCCGACCTGCTCGACGACGCGGAACTCGACGAGGTGCTCGACCGGGTGCGCGCCGACGCCGTCGGGGTGCAGGTCGTCCCCGTGCGGCACGACGACCCGGCGAGCGTCGCGGCACTGCGGGACCGCCTGCGCGGCACCGTGGTCCTGCTCGGGTCCTCCGGCGCCGGGAAGTCGACGCTGGCGAACCTGCTGGTCGGTGAGGACCGGTTCGCCGTCGGCGACGTCCGCTCCGTCGACGGCAAGGGCCGGCACACCACCGTGACCCGGGAACTGGTTCCCGTCCCCGGCGGGCTGGTCCTGGTCGACACCCCGGGTCTGCGCAGCCTGGGCGTCGCCGAACTCGGCGACGCCCTCGGCACGACGTTCGCGGACGTCGCGGACGTCGCCGTGGACTGCCGGTTCTCGGACTGCTCGCACACCTCCGAACCCGGCTGCGCGGTGCTGTCCGCCATCGGCGCCGGGGTGTTCGACCAGCGCCGGCTCGACAGCTTCCGCAAGCTCGAACGGGAACAGGCGTGGTTCGCCTCGCGGACCGACGCCCGGCTGGCGGCCGAGCGCCGGCGCGAGTGGAAGAAGGTCGTCCGGGCCCACCGCGACCGCCACGCCTGA
- a CDS encoding helix-turn-helix domain-containing protein: protein MSALGDFLRARRAAVSPAEAGLPAGTRRRVPGLRRSEVALLAEISVEYYVRLEQGRERGPSPAVLDALAAALRLTRDGAEHLYRLAGLAPAPLDVGPERVDPRLTTLLAAWPGTPAVVLGRALDVLAANDLAEELFGGFPTTRNLVEFVFLAPQARTLYPDWNVVARNTVAAFRLADGAHPGDPRLRAVREALRDSEEFTRLWDRHDARGKTAERKRFAHPRAGEFTLDVQTFDVRDGAGQQLAVYHAAPGTPSADALTLLGMLAAQRGTQTTSTNTGFV, encoded by the coding sequence GTGAGCGCTCTCGGTGACTTCCTGCGCGCCCGCCGCGCCGCCGTCTCCCCCGCCGAGGCGGGTCTGCCGGCCGGGACCCGTCGCCGGGTCCCCGGGTTGCGGCGCAGCGAGGTCGCCCTGCTCGCGGAGATCAGCGTGGAGTACTACGTGCGCCTGGAGCAGGGCCGCGAACGCGGGCCGTCACCCGCCGTCCTCGACGCGCTGGCGGCCGCGCTGCGGCTGACCCGCGACGGCGCCGAGCACCTCTACCGCCTCGCCGGGCTCGCCCCCGCGCCGCTCGACGTGGGCCCCGAACGGGTGGACCCGCGCCTGACGACGCTGCTGGCCGCGTGGCCGGGAACCCCCGCGGTCGTCCTGGGGCGGGCCCTGGACGTCCTGGCCGCCAACGACCTCGCCGAGGAACTCTTCGGGGGTTTCCCGACGACGCGCAACCTCGTGGAGTTCGTGTTCCTGGCCCCGCAGGCCCGCACGCTGTACCCGGACTGGAACGTCGTGGCCCGCAACACCGTGGCCGCGTTCCGCCTCGCCGACGGCGCGCACCCGGGCGATCCCCGCCTCCGGGCCGTCCGCGAGGCCCTGCGGGACAGCGAGGAGTTCACCCGGCTCTGGGACCGGCACGACGCACGCGGCAAGACGGCCGAGCGCAAGCGGTTCGCGCACCCGCGGGCGGGTGAGTTCACGCTGGACGTGCAGACCTTCGACGTCCGCGACGGCGCGGGCCAGCAGCTCGCGGTCTACCACGCCGCTCCCGGGACCCCGTCCGCCGACGCCCTCACCCTGCTGGGCATGCTCGCCGCCCAGCGCGGGACTCAGACCACGTCCACGAACACCGGGTTCGTGTAG
- a CDS encoding SDR family NAD(P)-dependent oxidoreductase gives MPQQPLGSGFTAASTTADVLAGRDLTGTHVVVTAGHRGLGLVTTRALAAAGASVTVATRHPERAAETFAGVDGVSVERLDLLDPASISAFARTQHEVHVLVNCANFPAPQEVERDGRGYEKQFATGHLGHFQLTVELLPALRAAGGARVVTLSSGAHRFGEIRWGDPGFSTGYHPMTAYAQTKLANVLFSVELDRRFRDEQIRGYAVHPGVIVMGAADNPAWAATLRDQGLLDEDGNPVIDPERGKKTPEQGASTVVFAATHPLLADVGGVYLKDADVSRVDDEPRELTADAIPSEVTSAALDPATAHRLWEWSEELTGVAPSGAPRSR, from the coding sequence GTGCCCCAGCAACCCCTCGGCTCCGGGTTCACCGCGGCCTCCACCACCGCCGACGTCCTCGCCGGCCGCGACCTCACCGGAACCCACGTCGTCGTCACCGCGGGCCACCGCGGGCTCGGCCTCGTCACCACCCGCGCGCTCGCGGCCGCCGGCGCCTCCGTCACGGTCGCCACCCGCCACCCCGAGCGGGCGGCAGAGACGTTCGCCGGGGTGGACGGCGTCAGCGTCGAACGGCTCGACCTGCTCGACCCCGCCTCGATCAGCGCCTTCGCCCGCACCCAGCACGAGGTCCACGTCCTGGTGAACTGCGCGAACTTCCCCGCCCCGCAGGAGGTCGAGCGCGACGGGCGGGGGTACGAGAAGCAGTTCGCCACCGGTCACCTCGGCCACTTCCAGCTCACCGTCGAACTGCTCCCCGCCCTGCGCGCCGCGGGCGGTGCCCGCGTCGTCACGTTGTCGTCCGGCGCGCACCGGTTCGGTGAGATCCGCTGGGGCGACCCGGGGTTCAGCACGGGCTACCACCCGATGACCGCCTACGCCCAGACCAAGCTCGCCAACGTGCTGTTCTCCGTGGAACTCGACCGGCGGTTCCGGGACGAGCAGATCCGCGGGTACGCCGTCCACCCCGGCGTGATCGTCATGGGCGCCGCCGACAACCCCGCCTGGGCGGCGACCCTGCGCGACCAGGGCCTGCTCGACGAGGACGGCAACCCGGTCATCGACCCCGAGCGCGGCAAGAAGACGCCCGAGCAGGGGGCGAGCACCGTCGTGTTCGCGGCGACCCACCCCCTGCTCGCCGACGTCGGCGGGGTCTACCTCAAGGACGCCGACGTGTCCCGCGTCGACGACGAACCCCGTGAACTCACCGCCGACGCGATCCCGTCCGAGGTCACCTCCGCCGCGCTCGACCCCGCGACCGCGCACCGGTTGTGGGAGTGGAGCGAGGAGCTCACGGGCGTTGCCCCGTCGGGCGCACCACGATCTCGTTGA
- a CDS encoding aldehyde dehydrogenase family protein, whose translation MSTSLPDALAGLSAPRESPLRVTTLDLPAPDASLAAVPAPTPALPDEVPDLVLADGPAAPGAATGELLDVLAPTTGERLLRVEDTSPDLVRDIASAVATTSTTDWSWLSAEDRARFLFAVADVLADHVRALAVTAALTTGRPLGAGFRQDAPAAHAAAFSAAGWADKLTAVGAGHRPSGGVVVVVTTWRTSTADALSAVVAALATGCGVVLRARPATAATARQLVRLVEEAGVPAGLVRSAPGADAAADAALWSHPDLVAVRADGSADDLRAVGVALAHRGTPLLQRLDAPHVDVVLAGANLEDVAAALVEASTGGAHLRPGGSRVLVVRPVADALVARVAPVVARLRTGHPLDRATAVGPVPTPHLARAAREVLDSTAGLPAGLPPGGWWAPPGLATVGRHSAWPPPGPVLGVRSIRSAADALPHLRDAGSVTVWGGELGTEVPAPPDARRDALDLVRACRG comes from the coding sequence GTGAGCACCTCGCTACCGGACGCTCTCGCGGGCCTGTCGGCCCCGCGGGAGTCGCCCCTGCGCGTGACCACCCTCGACCTGCCCGCCCCGGACGCCTCGCTCGCCGCGGTGCCCGCCCCCACCCCCGCGCTGCCGGACGAGGTCCCCGACCTCGTCCTGGCCGACGGCCCCGCCGCGCCGGGCGCCGCCACGGGCGAACTGCTCGACGTCCTTGCCCCCACCACCGGCGAACGCCTGCTGCGCGTGGAGGACACGAGCCCGGACCTGGTGCGCGACATCGCCTCCGCGGTCGCCACCACGAGCACCACCGACTGGTCGTGGCTGTCGGCCGAGGACCGCGCCCGGTTCCTCTTCGCCGTCGCCGACGTCCTCGCCGACCACGTCCGCGCCCTGGCGGTCACCGCCGCCCTGACGACGGGACGTCCGCTCGGGGCGGGGTTCCGGCAGGACGCCCCGGCCGCCCACGCCGCCGCGTTCTCCGCGGCGGGCTGGGCCGACAAGCTCACGGCCGTCGGGGCCGGGCACCGCCCCTCCGGCGGGGTCGTCGTCGTCGTCACGACGTGGCGCACGAGCACCGCCGACGCCCTCAGCGCCGTCGTCGCGGCCCTGGCGACGGGCTGCGGGGTCGTCCTGCGCGCCCGGCCGGCCACCGCCGCGACCGCCCGGCAACTGGTCCGGCTCGTGGAGGAGGCGGGCGTCCCGGCGGGACTGGTCCGCTCCGCCCCGGGCGCCGACGCCGCCGCCGACGCGGCGCTGTGGTCGCACCCCGACCTCGTCGCCGTGCGCGCCGACGGGTCCGCGGACGACCTGCGCGCGGTCGGGGTCGCCCTGGCCCACCGGGGAACGCCTCTCCTGCAACGCCTCGACGCCCCCCACGTCGACGTCGTGCTCGCCGGGGCGAACCTCGAGGACGTGGCCGCGGCCCTCGTCGAGGCCAGCACCGGCGGCGCCCACCTGCGTCCGGGCGGCTCCCGGGTCCTCGTCGTCCGGCCGGTCGCCGACGCGCTGGTGGCCCGGGTGGCCCCCGTCGTCGCGCGGTTGCGCACCGGGCACCCGCTGGACCGGGCGACGGCCGTCGGCCCCGTCCCCACCCCGCACCTGGCCCGCGCCGCGCGCGAGGTCCTCGACTCCACCGCGGGCCTGCCCGCCGGACTGCCTCCCGGCGGCTGGTGGGCACCCCCCGGCCTGGCCACCGTCGGCCGCCACAGCGCCTGGCCTCCCCCCGGGCCCGTGCTCGGCGTGCGCTCGATCCGCTCGGCCGCCGACGCCCTGCCGCACCTGCGCGACGCCGGGTCGGTGACGGTGTGGGGCGGCGAACTGGGCACCGAGGTCCCCGCACCGCCGGACGCGCGCCGCGACGCCCTGGACCTCGTCCGGGCCTGCCGTGGCTGA
- a CDS encoding TIGR03086 family metal-binding protein, translated as MTDPRESLSRAADLAGLLVAAVPADALENPTPCTEWDVRALLGHLVAVTHRVAHIARGGYAYDVPSVLATDPAEGFAAAYAAGLAPIREAWADDAVLTTVLHHPAGELPGAVAATIYTQEFATHAVDLAVAVDRLDLLDEEFLAEVDAIARRVVPAEREGFPFGPPVAVPDDAPAHVRLAGWLGRALPAPVG; from the coding sequence GTGACCGATCCCCGTGAGTCCCTGTCCCGCGCCGCCGACCTCGCCGGCCTCCTCGTGGCCGCCGTCCCCGCCGACGCCCTGGAGAACCCGACCCCCTGCACCGAGTGGGACGTCCGCGCCCTGCTCGGCCACCTCGTCGCCGTCACCCACCGCGTCGCGCACATCGCCCGCGGCGGGTACGCCTACGACGTGCCCAGCGTCCTGGCCACCGACCCCGCCGAGGGTTTCGCCGCCGCCTACGCCGCGGGACTGGCGCCGATCCGCGAGGCGTGGGCCGACGACGCCGTCCTGACGACGGTCCTGCACCACCCGGCCGGGGAACTGCCCGGGGCGGTCGCCGCGACGATCTACACCCAGGAGTTCGCCACCCACGCCGTCGACCTGGCCGTCGCGGTCGACCGCCTCGACCTGCTCGACGAGGAGTTCCTCGCCGAGGTCGACGCGATCGCCCGCCGGGTCGTCCCCGCCGAACGCGAGGGTTTCCCGTTCGGCCCGCCCGTCGCCGTCCCCGACGACGCCCCCGCCCACGTCCGTCTCGCCGGCTGGCTCGGCCGGGCCCTGCCCGCGCCCGTGGGCTGA
- a CDS encoding helix-turn-helix domain-containing protein: MTPRSGDEDENPHRVECHLDRLLAERGMTLAELAARAGVTVVNLSVLKNDRARAVRFSTLTAICDVLHCQPGDVLSVRGR, from the coding sequence GTGACCCCCCGGTCCGGCGACGAGGACGAGAACCCGCACCGCGTCGAGTGCCACCTCGACCGCCTGCTGGCCGAGCGGGGCATGACCCTGGCGGAACTGGCCGCCCGCGCGGGGGTCACGGTGGTGAACCTGTCGGTCCTGAAGAACGACCGGGCGCGGGCGGTGCGCTTCTCGACGCTGACGGCGATCTGCGACGTCCTGCACTGCCAGCCCGGCGATGTGCTCTCGGTGCGGGGCCGCTGA